In Eretmochelys imbricata isolate rEreImb1 chromosome 18, rEreImb1.hap1, whole genome shotgun sequence, one genomic interval encodes:
- the ANGPTL7 gene encoding angiopoietin-related protein 7, whose protein sequence is MPVKVTMQLAWLCVITLSLAIYPAWLQKPPKRRTTNGNTQLKMMGCCNEMKELKLQIANLSTMLGALSKKQEDDWVNVVMQVMKLEGSTKQMETRLIDAESKYSEINSQIDIMQLQAAQMVTQTSADAVYDCSSLYQKNYRISGVYKLPPDEFLGSPDLEVHCDMETDGGGWTIIQRRKVGLISFNRDWKQYKEGFGNIRGDFWLGNENIYRLSRRPTMLRVELEDWEGNIRYAQYNHFTLSNELNSYRLFLGNYTGNTGHDSLRYHNNTAFSTKDKDNDKCVDHCAKFRKGGYWYNCCTDSNLNGVYYRKWENTKNTDGITWYGWHGSTYSLKRVEMKIRPEDFKP, encoded by the exons ATGCCAGTGAAAGTCACTATGCAACTGGCATGGCTCTGTGTTATCACCTTGTCCTTGGCCATCTACCCAGCGTGGCTGCAGAAGCCTCCCAAGAGGAGAACGACCAACGGGAACACCCAGCTCAAAATGATGGGCTGCTGCAATGAGATGAAAGAGCTCAAGCTGCAGATAGCCAATCTGAGCACCATGCTGGGGGCGCTGAGCAAGAAGCAGGAAGACGACTGGGTGAATGTGGTTATGCAGGTAATGAAGCTGGAAGGGAGCACCAAGCAGATGGAGACCCGGCTTATTGATGCCGAGAGCAAGTACTCCGAAATTAACAGCCAGATAGACATCATGCAGCTGCAGGCAGCCCAGATGGTCACACAAACCTCAGCTG ATGCTGTCTATGACTGCTCATCTCTTTACCAGAAGAATTACAGAATCTCCGGGGTTTACAAGCTGCCACCTGATGAATTCTTGGGGAGCCCCGACCTAGAG GTGCACTGCGACATGGAGACAGACGGTGGTGGCTGGACCATCATCCAGAGGCGCAAAGTTGGCCTGATCTCTTTCAACAGAGATTGGAAACAATACAAGGAAGGATTTGGCAACATCCGGGGAGATTTCTGGCTAGGGAATGAAAATATCTATCGGCTCTCCAGACGCCCGACCATGCTGCGAGTAGAGCTGGAG GACTGGGAAGGCAACATCCGCTATGCGCAATATAACCACTTCACCCTGAGCAATGAGTTGAATAGCTACCGCCTTTTCCTGGGGAACTACACCGGCAACACAGGGCACGACTCCCTAAGGTACCACAACAACACAGCCTTCAGCACCAAGGACAAGGACAACGACAAGTGCGTGGATCACTGTGCCAAGTTCCGTAAAG GTGGATACTGGTACAACTGCTGCACAGACTCCAACCTGAATGGGGTTTACTACCGCAAATGGGAAAATACCAAAAACACAGATGGAATCACCTGGTATGGCTGGCACGGCTCAACCTACTCCCTGAAAAGAGTCGAGATGAAGATCCGGCCAGAGGATTTCAAACCCTAG